One Micromonospora eburnea genomic region harbors:
- a CDS encoding LacI family DNA-binding transcriptional regulator yields MQPRTHVTLEDVARAADVSLATASRALNGMRVTPQLRDRVLAAAEQLAYTPNAHARALAGASHRTVGVICHDVSDPYFAAVAGGVMRVAGDKDLLVMLASTFRDPEREIAYVSMLRAERALAILLIGSGFEDPHWERALDAELKPYLDGGGRVAVVSRHRSLKVDSVLPENRAGAAAMARALLDLGHRRFAVLTGPPALTTVTDRLGGFRDELRKAGVSLAPADIVEGPFTRDGGYGAMTELLARGLTATCVFALTDVMAIGACAALRDHGLSVPGDVSVAGFDDIPIVRDLTPPLTTVALPLQQLGEKAMELALTDNTGRRRRILRMGGEVVVRASTAKLA; encoded by the coding sequence ATGCAGCCACGGACGCACGTGACGCTGGAAGACGTGGCCAGAGCCGCCGACGTCTCGCTCGCCACGGCCTCCCGGGCACTCAACGGCATGCGGGTTACCCCGCAGCTGCGGGACCGGGTGCTGGCGGCGGCGGAGCAGCTGGCGTACACGCCGAACGCCCACGCCCGCGCCCTGGCCGGGGCGTCGCACCGCACGGTCGGCGTGATCTGCCACGACGTCAGCGACCCGTACTTCGCCGCCGTGGCCGGCGGCGTCATGCGGGTCGCCGGGGACAAGGACCTGCTGGTGATGCTGGCCAGCACGTTCCGCGACCCGGAGCGGGAGATCGCGTACGTGTCGATGCTGCGCGCCGAGCGGGCGCTGGCCATCCTGCTCATCGGTTCCGGGTTCGAGGACCCGCACTGGGAGCGGGCCCTGGACGCCGAGCTGAAGCCCTACCTGGACGGCGGCGGCCGGGTCGCGGTGGTCAGCCGGCACCGCAGCCTCAAGGTCGACAGCGTGCTGCCGGAGAACCGGGCCGGGGCGGCCGCGATGGCCCGCGCCCTGCTCGACCTGGGGCACCGCCGGTTCGCGGTGCTGACCGGGCCGCCGGCGCTGACCACCGTCACCGACCGGTTGGGCGGCTTCCGCGACGAGCTGAGGAAGGCCGGCGTGTCGCTGGCCCCGGCCGACATCGTGGAGGGCCCGTTCACCCGCGACGGCGGCTACGGCGCGATGACCGAACTGCTGGCCCGGGGACTGACCGCCACCTGCGTGTTCGCGCTGACCGACGTGATGGCCATCGGCGCCTGCGCGGCGCTGCGCGACCACGGACTGTCCGTGCCGGGCGACGTCTCCGTCGCCGGCTTCGACGACATCCCGATCGTCCGCGACCTCACCCCGCCGCTGACCACCGTCGCGCTGCCGTTGCAGCAGCTCGGGGAGAAGGCGATGGAGCTGGCACTCACCGACAACACCGGGCGGCGACGCCGGATCCTGCGGATGGGCGGCGAGGTGGTCGTCCGGGCCAGCACCGCCAAGCTGGCCTGA
- a CDS encoding mandelate racemase/muconate lactonizing enzyme family protein → MTAAATALAGLTVDSVRTYAVALPTVRSFGVSGGSVAVAGRPSIRVLVKVTADGLTGWGEATPIPAWTYETAESIVTTVDRYLAPAILGRPAWDLDGVTAAFDRAVNRGFTIGAPLAKCAVDVALHDLLGRALGVPLGVLWGQRRQDTIELGWIVSGQTAAEVADAVAEGRANGYRAFKVKVGLHREAEDAAVVRAVREAAPDSALWVDANQAYTVDAALRMARRLVDLDVTAFEQPLPANDVAGLRRLRESSPVPVALDESLRHPSDLATFVKLDAVDVAIAKVQRSGGLTLSRRLCALAEDAGVRLMGSGLTDSDLGLAASLHLFAAYGIDTPVDLNGRQFLESSYATGATVEIKNGVARVPTGPGLGVDVDESVVRDLAVDVLAG, encoded by the coding sequence ATGACCGCTGCCGCCACCGCCCTGGCCGGGCTGACCGTCGACTCGGTACGGACGTACGCCGTCGCACTGCCCACCGTGCGCTCGTTCGGGGTGTCCGGCGGGTCGGTCGCCGTCGCCGGGCGGCCCAGCATCCGCGTCCTGGTCAAGGTCACCGCCGACGGGCTGACCGGCTGGGGTGAGGCCACCCCGATCCCCGCCTGGACGTACGAGACCGCGGAGTCGATCGTCACCACCGTCGACCGGTACCTCGCCCCGGCGATCCTCGGCCGCCCGGCCTGGGATCTCGACGGGGTGACCGCGGCCTTCGACCGGGCGGTCAACCGGGGCTTCACCATCGGCGCCCCGTTGGCCAAGTGCGCCGTCGATGTCGCCCTGCACGACCTGCTCGGCCGGGCGCTCGGGGTGCCCCTGGGTGTGCTGTGGGGGCAGCGCCGCCAGGACACGATCGAGCTGGGCTGGATCGTGTCGGGACAGACCGCCGCCGAGGTGGCCGACGCGGTCGCCGAGGGACGCGCGAACGGATACCGGGCGTTCAAGGTGAAGGTCGGCCTGCACCGCGAGGCCGAGGACGCCGCCGTGGTACGGGCGGTCCGCGAGGCCGCGCCCGACTCCGCGCTCTGGGTCGACGCCAACCAGGCGTACACGGTCGACGCGGCGCTGCGCATGGCCCGCCGGCTGGTCGACCTCGACGTCACCGCGTTCGAGCAGCCGCTGCCGGCCAACGACGTCGCCGGGCTGCGCCGCCTGCGGGAGTCCTCGCCGGTGCCGGTGGCGCTCGACGAGAGCCTGCGCCACCCCAGCGACCTGGCCACCTTCGTCAAGCTCGACGCGGTGGACGTGGCCATCGCCAAGGTGCAGCGCAGCGGCGGGTTGACCCTGTCGCGGCGGTTGTGCGCGCTCGCCGAGGACGCCGGCGTGCGGCTGATGGGTTCCGGTCTCACCGACTCCGACCTGGGTCTGGCGGCGTCGCTGCACCTGTTCGCGGCGTACGGCATCGACACGCCGGTGGACCTCAACGGGCGGCAGTTCCTGGAGTCGTCGTACGCCACCGGGGCGACCGTGGAGATCAAGAACGGCGTCGCGCGGGTGCCGACCGGGCCGGGCCTCGGCGTGGACGTCGACGAGTCGGTGGTGCGGGACCTCGCCGTCGACGTCCTCGCCGGATAG
- a CDS encoding vWA domain-containing protein, producing the protein MRRAPLPLLAALALTMAVSACSVGGAPRSDSAGGPVRHHEGAPWSGGDETATKDDPRSTFGVDVDTASYGYARRLIMDGRLPERTAVRPEEFVNSFRQDYAEPAGDGFAVHVDGARLPDTHEASGAVRLMRVGLQTRAEDRESRPDAALTFVVDVSGSMDEPGRLDLVRDALHTLVDQLRPTDSIAIVAFSREARVVREMTRVSDAEELHDAVDSLRTRDSTNLEAGLVLGYRVARDGFRTGATNRVIVLSDGLANTGRTEAEPILRRVRDEAAKEIALLGVGVGSEYGDELMEQLADQGDGFVVYASERAQARKLFVGQLPATLSVRALDAKVQVSFDPKTVRSYRLIGYDNRALDDEDFRDDSVDGGEVGPGHSVTALYAVRLADEASPSARVARVQVRWTDPHDRRAAEAYESVTVTDLDRAFGAASPRLRTCYAAAYFAQALRGGPYGREVRLGDLAAIAEEAAAASEDAEVRDLARVIRRAAELS; encoded by the coding sequence ATGCGACGAGCGCCGCTGCCGCTGCTGGCGGCGCTGGCCCTCACGATGGCGGTGTCCGCCTGCTCCGTCGGCGGCGCACCGCGAAGCGACTCGGCCGGCGGACCGGTCCGCCACCACGAGGGCGCGCCCTGGTCCGGTGGCGACGAGACGGCGACGAAGGACGACCCACGATCCACCTTTGGCGTCGACGTCGACACCGCGTCGTACGGCTACGCCCGCCGCCTCATCATGGACGGGCGACTTCCCGAACGCACCGCCGTACGACCCGAGGAGTTCGTCAACTCGTTCCGGCAGGACTACGCGGAGCCCGCGGGTGACGGCTTCGCCGTACACGTCGACGGCGCCCGGCTCCCCGACACCCACGAGGCGTCCGGGGCGGTCCGGTTGATGCGGGTCGGCCTGCAGACCCGCGCGGAGGACCGGGAGAGCCGTCCGGACGCCGCCCTCACCTTCGTGGTCGACGTCTCCGGGTCGATGGACGAACCCGGCCGGCTCGACCTGGTGCGCGACGCGCTGCACACCCTCGTGGACCAGTTGCGCCCCACCGACTCCATCGCCATCGTCGCGTTCAGTCGCGAGGCCCGGGTGGTCCGGGAGATGACCCGCGTCTCCGACGCCGAGGAGCTACACGACGCCGTCGACTCCCTCCGTACGCGGGACAGCACGAACCTTGAGGCCGGGCTGGTGCTCGGCTACCGGGTGGCCCGCGACGGGTTCCGAACCGGCGCGACGAACCGGGTGATCGTGCTCTCCGACGGGCTCGCCAACACCGGCCGGACCGAGGCGGAACCGATCCTGCGCCGGGTACGCGACGAGGCGGCGAAGGAGATTGCCCTGCTCGGCGTGGGGGTGGGCAGCGAGTACGGCGACGAGTTGATGGAGCAACTGGCCGACCAGGGCGACGGCTTCGTGGTGTACGCCAGCGAGCGCGCCCAGGCCCGGAAGCTGTTCGTCGGGCAACTGCCGGCCACGCTGAGCGTACGGGCGTTGGACGCCAAGGTGCAGGTGAGCTTCGACCCGAAGACGGTGCGGTCCTACCGTCTCATCGGATACGACAACCGGGCGCTCGACGACGAGGACTTCCGCGACGACTCGGTCGACGGCGGCGAGGTCGGTCCCGGGCACAGCGTCACGGCGCTCTACGCGGTGCGGCTCGCCGACGAGGCGTCCCCGTCGGCCCGGGTCGCCCGGGTGCAGGTGCGCTGGACCGATCCGCACGACCGCAGGGCCGCCGAGGCGTACGAGTCGGTGACCGTCACCGATTTGGACCGGGCCTTCGGCGCGGCGTCGCCACGGTTGCGGACCTGCTACGCGGCGGCCTACTTCGCGCAGGCCCTGCGGGGCGGCCCGTACGGCCGGGAGGTACGCCTGGGCGACCTGGCGGCGATCGCCGAGGAGGCGGCCGCCGCCAGCGAGGACGCGGAGGTGAGGGACCTGGCGCGAGTGATCCGCCGCGCCGCGGAACTCAGCTGA
- a CDS encoding TIGR04222 domain-containing membrane protein: MLWGVSGPVFLLDYLAGVAGALAIALAVRALVGWRTQGEPLSTVELAYLTDRAGLACQVGVATLRRAGVVHLGELATLSLDGPAPSGSAPLVRALHTALRRPQTWAAVLADPGVGRALRRLVGRLVRDGWLLTRGQRRRLALGTLPLFAVAVVGVTRLVDSAVEGRSAGGPASVAGLLLCCLATLLAGWWLCEVPETGAAARRVLRRQRRAYAELAPEQRPAWSERGTEDLLTAMAVFGPRPLLAVDPRFAELVGVDPDRTRPRDYVTAKRG, from the coding sequence ATGCTGTGGGGTGTCAGCGGTCCGGTCTTCCTCCTCGACTACCTCGCCGGGGTGGCCGGGGCCCTCGCGATCGCCCTGGCGGTGCGGGCGCTGGTGGGGTGGCGGACCCAGGGCGAGCCGCTGTCGACCGTCGAACTGGCGTACCTGACCGACCGGGCGGGGCTGGCCTGCCAGGTGGGCGTGGCGACGCTGCGCCGGGCTGGGGTGGTGCACCTCGGAGAGCTGGCGACCCTGTCGTTGGACGGCCCGGCGCCATCCGGGTCCGCCCCGCTGGTACGCGCCCTGCACACCGCGCTGCGCCGGCCGCAGACCTGGGCCGCCGTGCTCGCCGACCCCGGCGTGGGCCGCGCGCTGCGCCGGCTGGTGGGCCGGCTGGTCCGCGACGGCTGGCTGCTCACCCGAGGACAGCGGCGGCGCCTGGCGCTGGGCACCCTGCCACTGTTCGCGGTCGCCGTGGTCGGGGTGACCCGGCTGGTGGACAGCGCGGTGGAGGGGCGCTCGGCCGGCGGCCCGGCCTCCGTGGCGGGCCTGCTGCTGTGCTGCCTGGCCACCCTGCTCGCCGGCTGGTGGCTGTGCGAGGTGCCGGAGACCGGTGCGGCCGCCCGGCGGGTGCTGCGCCGGCAGCGCCGCGCGTACGCGGAGCTGGCGCCCGAGCAGCGGCCGGCGTGGAGCGAGCGGGGCACCGAGGACCTGCTGACCGCGATGGCGGTGTTCGGGCCGCGCCCGCTGCTCGCCGTCGATCCGCGCTTCGCCGAGCTGGTCGGCGTCGACCCCGATCGCACCCGGCCCCGCGACTACGTCACCGCGAAGCGCGGCTGA
- a CDS encoding glycosyltransferase family 39 protein, which produces MAEPVSELDRSTTETPPANVLPPAPGPRAAGPWLVGAAVTAVLLLLAGRYGYHRDELYFLLCGRHLDWGYADQGPLVPALARLMDTIAPGNLVVLRTPSALLAGTAVVLVAAIARELGGGRGAQLLAAFLGAVAGIVLGPGHLLSTTTVDLVVWLAATWCVVRMLRTGDSRWLLGVGVVLGVGMLNKLLPALLAVGLLAGVVIAGPRRLLRDRWLYAAAGIVVVLAAPYLVWQAAHGFPQLSVASSIAGGDSSYSGRLDAVVLQLVIISPCAVPIWVAGLVALLRRPAWRAYRAIGWAWPVVFAIVLLGGGKGYYDAPLLLAVTSAGAVVTAEWAGRGAVWGRRVLVAAGAAVALAGSAILLLPTLPADRLPGFVVDVNYDAGETIGWPAFADSLAAVHRGLPPPQRSRAVILTGNYGEAGAVARYGPQRGLPRAYSGHNSMAGFGRPPADADVVIAVGWARPDQLRGWFTEVTEAGRIDLRVDVANDENGLPVYVCRGLRRPWSQIWDTEVRHAG; this is translated from the coding sequence GTGGCCGAACCCGTCAGCGAACTCGACCGCTCCACGACCGAAACGCCTCCGGCGAACGTGCTCCCCCCGGCGCCCGGTCCGCGTGCCGCCGGGCCGTGGCTGGTCGGCGCGGCCGTCACCGCCGTGCTGCTGCTACTCGCCGGCCGCTACGGCTACCACCGCGACGAGCTGTACTTCCTGCTCTGCGGCCGGCACCTCGACTGGGGATACGCCGACCAGGGGCCCCTGGTGCCGGCCCTGGCCCGGCTGATGGACACGATCGCGCCCGGCAACCTGGTGGTGCTGCGTACCCCGTCGGCGCTGCTCGCCGGCACGGCGGTGGTGCTGGTCGCGGCGATCGCGCGGGAGCTGGGCGGCGGCCGGGGCGCGCAGTTGCTGGCCGCGTTCCTCGGCGCCGTCGCGGGCATCGTCCTCGGCCCCGGCCACCTGCTCAGCACCACCACCGTCGACCTGGTGGTCTGGCTCGCCGCGACCTGGTGCGTGGTGCGGATGCTGCGCACCGGCGACAGCCGGTGGCTCCTCGGCGTTGGCGTGGTGCTCGGCGTCGGCATGCTCAACAAGCTGCTGCCCGCCCTGCTCGCCGTGGGTCTGTTGGCCGGGGTGGTGATCGCCGGGCCGCGCCGGCTGCTGCGCGACCGGTGGCTGTACGCCGCCGCCGGCATCGTCGTCGTGCTCGCCGCGCCGTACCTGGTGTGGCAGGCGGCGCACGGTTTCCCCCAGCTGTCCGTGGCGTCCTCGATCGCCGGCGGCGACAGCTCCTACAGTGGCCGCCTCGACGCGGTCGTGCTGCAACTGGTCATCATCAGCCCGTGCGCGGTGCCGATCTGGGTCGCCGGGCTGGTGGCGCTGCTGCGCCGGCCGGCCTGGCGGGCGTACCGGGCGATCGGTTGGGCCTGGCCGGTGGTGTTCGCGATCGTGCTGCTCGGCGGCGGCAAGGGCTACTACGACGCGCCGCTGCTGCTGGCGGTCACCTCCGCCGGCGCGGTGGTCACCGCCGAGTGGGCGGGCCGGGGCGCGGTGTGGGGCCGGCGGGTGCTGGTCGCCGCCGGTGCCGCCGTGGCGTTGGCCGGCAGCGCGATCCTGCTGCTGCCCACCCTGCCCGCCGACCGGCTGCCCGGTTTCGTGGTCGACGTCAACTACGACGCCGGCGAGACCATCGGCTGGCCGGCGTTCGCCGACTCGCTCGCCGCCGTCCACCGTGGCCTCCCGCCGCCGCAGCGGTCACGCGCGGTGATCCTGACCGGCAACTACGGCGAGGCGGGCGCGGTGGCCCGGTACGGGCCGCAGCGGGGGCTGCCGCGGGCGTACTCGGGGCACAACAGCATGGCCGGATTCGGCCGCCCGCCGGCCGACGCCGACGTGGTGATCGCCGTCGGCTGGGCCCGCCCCGACCAGCTTCGAGGCTGGTTCACCGAGGTCACCGAGGCCGGCCGGATCGACCTGCGGGTCGACGTCGCCAACGACGAGAACGGTCTGCCGGTCTACGTCTGCCGGGGGCTGCGGCGGCCGTGGTCACAGATCTGGGACACCGAGGTACGCCACGCCGGCTGA
- a CDS encoding GNAT family N-acetyltransferase encodes MRIREFTESDWVQVWPIIEDVITAGETFPYDPAWPAEVAYDVWVERPPGRTVVADEDGRILGTAKMGANRSGPGSHVATASFMVAADARGRGVGRALAEYALDRARRDGYAAMQFNAVVETNEAAVALYRRLGFAVIGTVPEAFTHPRLGRVGLHVMHRPL; translated from the coding sequence ATGCGGATCCGCGAGTTCACCGAGTCCGACTGGGTGCAGGTCTGGCCGATCATCGAGGACGTCATCACCGCCGGGGAGACGTTCCCGTACGACCCGGCGTGGCCCGCCGAGGTCGCGTACGACGTGTGGGTGGAACGACCGCCCGGACGCACGGTGGTCGCCGACGAGGACGGCCGGATCCTCGGTACCGCCAAGATGGGCGCCAACCGGTCCGGCCCCGGCTCCCACGTGGCGACCGCCAGCTTCATGGTCGCCGCCGACGCGCGCGGCCGTGGCGTGGGCCGGGCCCTGGCCGAGTACGCCCTGGACCGGGCCCGCCGCGACGGCTACGCGGCGATGCAGTTCAACGCGGTGGTGGAGACGAACGAGGCGGCCGTGGCGCTGTACCGGCGGCTCGGGTTCGCGGTGATCGGCACCGTGCCGGAGGCGTTCACCCACCCGAGGCTGGGCCGGGTGGGCCTGCACGTCATGCACCGCCCGCTGTGA
- a CDS encoding VanZ family protein, which produces MALITVAMLPLAALTVWALARGRRATGTTPTWAWRRSLAEVGIVYGTVPWVWMIMLPGDRAGAVSGRVSLVPLRDLLTIATAGPLTAAVQVVGNLLVFAALGFLAPLRFAALASVPRILALAAGCSVLVEAAQYVLRLDRVSSVDDVLLNAAGAGLAALASRPWWRATARASSDRLRSAPVPGR; this is translated from the coding sequence GTGGCACTGATCACGGTGGCCATGCTGCCGTTGGCCGCGCTGACGGTGTGGGCTCTGGCACGCGGTCGGCGGGCCACCGGCACCACGCCGACATGGGCGTGGCGGAGGTCGCTGGCCGAGGTCGGCATCGTCTACGGAACGGTGCCGTGGGTATGGATGATCATGTTGCCGGGCGACCGGGCCGGGGCCGTGTCCGGTCGGGTGAGCCTGGTGCCGCTGCGGGATCTGCTGACGATCGCCACCGCCGGGCCGCTGACGGCGGCGGTCCAGGTCGTCGGCAACCTGCTGGTGTTCGCGGCGCTGGGGTTCCTCGCCCCGCTGCGGTTCGCGGCGCTGGCGTCGGTACCACGGATCCTGGCTCTCGCGGCGGGCTGCTCGGTCCTGGTCGAGGCCGCGCAGTACGTCCTGCGGCTGGACCGGGTGTCCTCGGTCGACGACGTACTGCTCAACGCCGCCGGAGCCGGGCTGGCCGCGCTGGCGTCACGGCCCTGGTGGCGCGCTACGGCCAGAGCGTCGTCGGATCGACTCCGATCGGCCCCGGTGCCGGGCCGCTGA
- a CDS encoding GNAT family N-acetyltransferase — protein MTTWTTSLTSPDAPDAAALLREYMAEMVRRWYGRPERPDEVTEALAEMPSDDLAPPTGLLLLARHDGQLAGCAGLRWCPGWAELTRVYVRPAHRGAGGGAALLAAVEAYAQAAGADRIRLDTRADLVEARALYARHGYREIPAYSDGPYAQHWFEKPLTAPVGYAVGAE, from the coding sequence GTGACGACCTGGACCACGAGCCTGACCTCTCCCGACGCCCCCGACGCGGCGGCCCTGCTGCGCGAGTACATGGCGGAGATGGTCCGCCGCTGGTACGGCCGCCCGGAACGCCCGGACGAGGTGACCGAGGCGCTGGCCGAGATGCCCAGCGACGACCTCGCCCCGCCCACCGGGCTGCTCCTGCTGGCCCGCCACGACGGGCAGCTCGCCGGCTGCGCCGGCCTGCGCTGGTGTCCCGGCTGGGCGGAACTCACCCGGGTCTACGTCCGTCCCGCGCACCGCGGCGCCGGCGGCGGGGCCGCCCTGCTGGCCGCCGTCGAGGCGTACGCCCAGGCTGCCGGGGCGGACCGGATCCGGCTGGACACCCGGGCCGACCTGGTCGAGGCCCGCGCCCTGTACGCCCGGCACGGCTACCGTGAGATCCCGGCCTACAGCGACGGCCCATACGCCCAGCACTGGTTCGAGAAGCCGCTGACGGCCCCCGTCGGCTACGCCGTCGGCGCGGAATAG
- a CDS encoding helix-turn-helix transcriptional regulator translates to MRASRLVSLLLLLQTRGRMTAPELADALEVSVRTVYRDVESLGAAGVPVYAERGPAGGYRLLEGYRTRLTGLTAPEAEALFLAGMPGPAAELGLGPVVAAAELKLLAALPDELADRGGRIRQRFHLDAPGWFRHPEPTPHLAALARAAWEDRLVDMRYRRWRAPREVTRVVAPLGVVLKAGRWYLVARCGEQLRTYRVGAVLDLVVRDERYERPADFDLAEYWREWTQRYERDVYRAEARVRMTVAALEFSAYVFPPEMSRAARAAAGEPDEHGWLETSVPIESVKHAHTELLKLGAEVEVLAPAELRDRLTATAHALTRLYSAPTA, encoded by the coding sequence GTGCGTGCCAGCCGTCTGGTTTCCCTGCTGCTGCTCCTGCAGACGCGGGGGCGGATGACCGCCCCGGAACTCGCCGACGCCCTTGAGGTCTCCGTCCGGACCGTCTACCGGGACGTCGAGTCGCTCGGCGCGGCCGGCGTGCCCGTGTACGCCGAGCGGGGCCCGGCCGGCGGGTACCGGCTGCTGGAGGGTTACCGGACCCGGCTGACCGGGCTGACCGCCCCGGAGGCCGAGGCGTTGTTCCTGGCCGGGATGCCCGGCCCGGCCGCCGAGCTGGGCCTGGGGCCGGTGGTGGCCGCCGCCGAGCTGAAACTGTTGGCCGCGCTCCCCGACGAGCTGGCCGACCGGGGTGGCCGGATACGGCAGCGGTTCCACCTGGATGCGCCCGGCTGGTTCCGGCACCCCGAGCCCACCCCGCACCTGGCCGCGCTGGCCCGGGCCGCCTGGGAGGACCGGCTGGTGGACATGCGCTACCGGCGGTGGCGGGCGCCGCGCGAGGTGACCCGGGTGGTGGCCCCGCTGGGCGTGGTGCTCAAGGCCGGACGCTGGTATCTGGTGGCCCGGTGCGGCGAGCAGCTGCGCACCTACCGGGTCGGCGCGGTGCTCGACCTGGTGGTACGCGACGAGCGCTACGAGCGGCCGGCCGACTTCGACCTGGCCGAGTACTGGCGGGAGTGGACGCAGCGGTACGAGCGGGACGTCTACCGGGCCGAGGCCCGGGTCCGGATGACGGTGGCCGCGCTGGAGTTCTCGGCGTACGTCTTCCCGCCGGAGATGAGCCGGGCGGCCCGGGCGGCGGCCGGCGAGCCGGACGAGCACGGCTGGCTGGAGACCAGCGTGCCGATCGAGTCGGTGAAGCATGCCCACACCGAGCTGCTGAAGCTCGGCGCGGAGGTGGAGGTGCTGGCGCCGGCGGAGTTGCGGGACCGGCTCACCGCCACCGCGCACGCCCTGACCCGGCTCTATTCCGCGCCGACGGCGTAG
- a CDS encoding tyrosine-type recombinase/integrase, producing the protein MLRPDVVPRWSARPTLRGGPADFTEAWLRNRRLSEHTRDAYRRDVAGWLSWCAGRGLDPLRATFLDVNAYGRELEATLGARSGRPLTPATVARRLSALSSWYDFLVKLRAVEANPVTAADRPRVDRDHSATVGLTPEEVDALLAAAEADTGPTAARNRATIALLADLGLRVGELISLDLADLGAERGHRSIRFVGKGGKVRRRALTPGTAYAVDAYLAARAAAQGVTVPELTGPLLVTATGARLDRHSVFRLVRRLAQAAGIPAWAKLSPHSLRHAFATAARSEGVPLEDVQDAMGHADPRTTRRYDRDRHNLDRDPAYVIWAARARRRG; encoded by the coding sequence ATGCTGCGTCCCGACGTTGTGCCCCGTTGGTCGGCCCGTCCCACGCTGCGCGGCGGGCCGGCCGACTTCACCGAGGCGTGGCTGCGCAACCGGCGACTGTCGGAGCACACCCGCGACGCGTACCGGCGGGACGTCGCCGGCTGGCTGAGCTGGTGCGCCGGGCGCGGCCTCGATCCCCTGCGGGCCACCTTCCTCGACGTCAACGCCTACGGCCGGGAACTGGAGGCCACCCTGGGCGCGCGCAGCGGCCGGCCGCTCACCCCGGCCACCGTCGCCCGCCGCCTGTCGGCCCTGTCCAGCTGGTACGACTTCCTGGTCAAACTGCGCGCGGTGGAGGCCAACCCGGTCACCGCCGCCGACCGTCCCCGTGTCGACCGCGACCACTCGGCCACGGTCGGCCTGACCCCGGAGGAGGTCGACGCGCTGCTCGCCGCCGCCGAGGCGGACACCGGCCCGACCGCCGCCCGTAACCGGGCCACCATCGCCCTCCTGGCGGACCTGGGGCTGCGGGTCGGCGAGCTGATCTCGCTGGACCTGGCCGACCTGGGCGCCGAGCGGGGGCACCGCAGCATCCGGTTCGTCGGCAAGGGCGGCAAGGTCCGTCGCCGGGCGCTCACCCCCGGCACCGCGTACGCCGTCGACGCGTACCTGGCCGCGCGGGCCGCCGCGCAGGGGGTGACCGTGCCCGAGCTGACCGGGCCGCTGCTGGTCACCGCCACCGGCGCCCGACTGGACCGGCACTCGGTGTTCCGGCTGGTCCGCCGGCTGGCCCAGGCCGCCGGCATTCCCGCCTGGGCGAAACTGTCCCCGCACTCGTTGCGGCACGCGTTCGCCACCGCCGCCCGGTCCGAGGGGGTGCCGCTGGAGGACGTGCAGGACGCCATGGGGCACGCCGATCCGCGCACCACCCGCCGCTACGACCGGGACCGGCACAACCTGGACCGCGACCCGGCGTACGTCATCTGGGCCGCCCGGGCCCGCCGCCGCGGATAG
- a CDS encoding helix-turn-helix domain-containing protein, translating to MRRLDQPLTVEDLARQANLSSRHLARHFRSVTGTTPLQWLLTQRIRRAQELLEITDDSIDTIASAAGMGTATTLRRHFHRTIGVPPDAYRRTFRA from the coding sequence ATGCGGCGGCTGGACCAGCCGCTCACCGTGGAGGACCTGGCCCGCCAGGCGAACCTGAGCTCGCGCCACCTGGCCCGCCACTTCCGCTCGGTCACCGGCACCACTCCGCTGCAGTGGCTGTTGACGCAGCGGATCCGCCGCGCGCAGGAGCTGCTGGAGATCACGGACGACAGCATCGACACCATCGCCTCGGCCGCGGGCATGGGCACGGCGACGACACTGCGGCGCCACTTCCACCGCACGATCGGCGTGCCGCCGGACGCCTACCGCCGCACGTTCCGGGCGTGA